In one Solanum lycopersicum chromosome 11, SLM_r2.1 genomic region, the following are encoded:
- the LOC101256742 gene encoding probable cellulose synthase A catalytic subunit 3 [UDP-forming], whose product KPTIYPFMSIPLVAYCTLPVVCLLTGNFIAPKLDNIASLWFLLLFINNFATSILKMRWSGVAIDGWWRNEQFWVIGDVSAHLFAVFEGLLKVLAGVETNFTVTSKSGDDEEYAELYASKWITLLIPPTTLLVINIIGVVAGISNPINNGYDTWGPLFGKLFFAIWVILHLYPLLKGLVGRNLTTPTIIIVWSILLASIFLLLWIRIDPFLAKIDGSHLNCSSSINYMYEIEVLQVKKLKKKLTFSS is encoded by the exons aaacccacCATTTATCCATTCATGTCTATTCCCCTGGTCGCTTATTGCACTCTACCTGTTGTATGCTTGCTCACAGGAAACTTCATTGCACCTAAG CTTGACAACATTGCTAGCCTGTGGTTTTTGTTACTTTTCATTAACAATTTTGCAACAAGCATTCTTAAAATGAGATGGAGTGGAGTCGCGATAGATGGATGGTGGAGGAACGAACAATTTTGGGTGATCGGAGATGTATCAGCACATCTATTTGCTGTGTTTGAAGGTTTACTAAAAGTGTTAGCTGGTGTTGAAACCAACTTCACAGTAACATCAAAATCCGGAGACGATGAAGAATATGCAGAGCTTTATGCATCCAAATGGATAACTCTGCTCATTCCACCAACCACATTGTTAGTGATAAACATTATAGGAGTTGTTGCTGGTATCTCCAATCCTATAAACAACGGATACGACACATGGGGACCGTTGTTTGGGAAGCTGTTTTTTGCAATCTGGGTGATTCTTCATCTCTATCCATTATTGAAAGGACTTGTTGGTAGAAACCTTACAACTCCAACAATCATCATTGTCTGGTCAATCTTACTTGCTTCAATATTTTTGCTTTTGTGGATTAGGATTGATCCATTTTTGGCGAAAATAGACGGTTCACACCTGAATTGCAGTTCTTCAATCAACTACATGTACGAGATTGAAGTTCTTCAGgtgaagaaattgaagaagaagctGACATTTTcttcatga